Proteins found in one Toxotes jaculatrix isolate fToxJac2 chromosome 18, fToxJac2.pri, whole genome shotgun sequence genomic segment:
- the mrps7 gene encoding 28S ribosomal protein S7, mitochondrial, translating to MAASLSGLLKTWTPRVFLVRWSRYNPYYLEPEIRKEVYSRSEAELTAEEKEQRQLKALRPIKAAASGVTSSVFNDPVLSKFINMMMQDGNKILAREIMTQTLENIKRKQVEKYHKASAEKKEEIECNPYAIFHQALENCKPVVGLASIQKGGKSYQVPIPLTDNRRRFLAMKWMITECRDNKHRRTHMYEKLSQELMAAAIKEGNVIKKKYELHKMAEANRAFAHYRWW from the exons ATGGCTGCCTCTCTGTCAGGATTATTAAAAACCTGGACACCAAG AGTGTTCCTGGTGAGATGGAGCAGGTATAACCCATACTATCTGGAGCCAGAGATCAGGAAGGAGGTGTACAGTAGATCAGAGGCAGAGCTGACTgcggaggagaaggagcagcgGCAGCTCAAGGCGCTCAGACCCATCAAGGCAGCAGCCAGCGGAGTCACCAGCTCTGTTTTCAATGACCCGGTCCTCAG TAAATTCATCAACATGATGATGCAAGACGGAAACAAGATTTTGGCCAGAGAGATCATGACACAA ACCCTGGAGAACATAAAGAGGAAACAGGTGGAGAAATACCACAAAGCGTcagcagagaagaaggaagagatCGAGTGTAACCCCTACGCCATCTTTCACCAGGCTCTGGAGAACTGTAAGCCTGTGGTTGGGCTGGCCAGCATACAGAAAGGTGGAAAGTCCTATCAG GTGCCCATCCCTCTTACGGACAACCGACGTCGATTCCTCGCCATGAAATGGATGATCACAGAGTGCAGGGATAACAAACACAGACGCACGCACATGTATGAAAAACTTTCCCAGGAACTGATGGCAGCCGCCATCAAGGAGGGCAACGTTATCAAGAAGAAATACGAGCTGCACAAGATGGCAGAAGCCAACAGAGCCTTTGCCCACTACCGCTGGTGGTAG
- the gga3b gene encoding ADP-ribosylation factor-binding protein GGA3 isoform X2, producing the protein MFLSAMAYQEGESLESWLNKATHPTNRQEDWEYIIGFCDQVNKELEGPQIAVTLLVHKIHSPQEWEALQALTVLEACMKNCGRRFHNEVGKYRFLNELIKVVSPKYMGDSAPEKVKMKIVEMLYSWTVAFPNEAKISEAYQTLRRQGLVTNDPELPLDKTLVPSPPTRPKHPVFDNEDMGKLLAELLRSKNPEDLQEANRLIKNMVKEDEARVQKVTKRLHTLEEVNINVKLLTEMLSHYNKDRSTDSDKEIIKELYERCDKLRRAAFKMATETEDNDTSLGDILQASDDLSRVINSYKKIVEGQPINGDSEEPRSTADHSESETTDTLIDLAGLDTPSPPQPAVPLSQSTHPVSANPTASPIPVLPPPPKRLAGSHGSQSSSPSHPPLDKASTALSLLDDELLSLGLNDPPSSLSSQSKPKLNEVSSQWTSLQAPASSVGMFGSVACSGPVVAPAEPAAGIHSLQNLQDLAMMGFSDHKSMSSQMTARGSSFGITPAAAPTLVSGQGSPSSAALLQGTMPGSPALSHAKAQSLGSAPGSPLFRSLSPCHPPFQGSPVRATDISLSNVHVPLEAIRPSKVLPVTAYDKDGVRVLLNFASDCPPGRPDVLVMVVSMLNTAPLPVHNVVLQAAVPKSMKVKLQPPSGTELAPFNPILPPASITQIMLLANPANEKVRLRYKLAFTLGDRLCNEVGEVDQFPPPETWGHL; encoded by the exons ATGTTTTTAAGTGCTATGGCGTACCAGGAAGGGGAGTCGCTTGAATCTTGGCTCA ATAAAGCCACCCATccaacaaacagacaggagGACTGGGAGTACATCATAGGCTTCTGTGATCAGGTCAACAAGGAACTTGAGgg TCCTCAGATAGCAGTAACTCTGCTCGTCCACAAAATCCACTCACCACAAGAATGGGAAGCACTTCAGGCTCTGACA GTATTGGAGGCATGTATGAAGAACTGCGGGAGAAGGTTTCATAACGAAGTtggaaaatacagatttttGAATGAACTAATTAAAGTTGTGTCTCCAAAG TACATGGGTGACAGTGCACCCGagaaggtgaagatgaagatTGTAGAGATGCTGTACAGCTGGACGGTTGCTTTTCCCAACGAAGCCAAAATCAGTGAAGCCTACCAGACGCTGAGAAGACAGG GCCTTGTGACAAATGATCCAGAGTTACCGCTGGACAAGACTCTGGTTCCCTCTCCTCCGACACGACCTAAACACCCAGTGTTCGACAACGAGGACATGGGAAAG ctgCTTGCTGAGCTTCTCCGGAGTAAAAATCCAGAAGACCTCCAGGAAGCcaacagattaatcaaaaaCATGGTGAAAGAG GATGAGGCTCGCGTGCAAAAGGTTACTAAGCGACTGCACACGCTGGAGGAGGTGAACATCAACGTCAAGCTGCTGACTGAGATGCTGTCCCACTACAACAAAGACCGCTCCACTGACTCAGACAAGGAGATCAttaag GAACTCTACGAGCGTTGTGACAAGCTAAGGCGCGCTGCTTTCAAAATGGCCACGGAGACAGAAGACAATGACACCAGTTTAG GTGACATCCTGCAGGCCAGCGATGACCTCTCCAGAGTCATCAACTCCTATAAGAAAATAGTGGAGGGACAGCCGATCAATGGTGACAGTGAAGAGCCTCGATCTACAGCTGATCACAGTGAGAGCG AGACCACAGATACGCTGATCGACCTCGCCGGCCTTGACACGCCGAGCCCTCCTCAACCCGCCGTCCCTCTCTCCCAATCCACACATCCTGTCTCCGCCAATCCTACGGCTTCCCCCATACCcgtcctgcctcctcctcccaaACGCCTGGCCGGCTCCCACggcagtcagagcagcagcccGAGCCACCCCCCTCTCGACAAGGCCTCCACTGCTCTCTCGCTCCTCGATGATGAGCTGCTGTCCCTAG GACTAAATGACCCCCCTAGCTCTCTGAGCAGCCAGTCAAAACCCAAGTTGAACGAAGTGTCCAGCCAGTGGACGTCCTTGCAG GCTCCAGCATCAAGCGTGGGTATGTTTGGCAGTGTAGCTTGTTCAGGTCCAGTGGTGGCTCCAGCTGAGCCAGCAGCCGGCATACACAGTCTCCAGAACCTGCAAGACCTGGCCATGATGGGGTTTTCAGATCATAAGAG TATGTCCAGCCAGATGACGGCCAGAGGAAGCAGCTTTGGGATAACCCCTGCAGCAGCACCTACTCTCGTATCTGGGCAGGGCTCTCCCTCCTCAGCCGCTCTTCTCCAGGGCACAATGCCCGGCTCTCCTGCCCTGTCTCATGCTAAGGCCCAGAGTCTTGGCTCAGCCCCGGGCAGCCCACTGTTCCGCTCACTGTCCCCCTGCCACCCTCCCTTCCAGGGCAGCCCGGTCAGAGCCACAGACATCTCCCTGAGCAATGTGCACGTCCCTCTGGAGGCCATCAGACCCA GTAAAGTGCTGCCTGTGACTGCCTACGATAAGGATGGTGTGCGTGTCCTGCTCAACTTTGCATCTGACTGTCCCCCCGGCAGACCTGATGTGCTCGTTATGGTGGTGTCCATGCTCAATACAGCGCCCCTGCCTGTTCACAATGTGGTACTGCAAGCTGCTGTGCCCAAG TCAATGAAGGTGAAGCTGCAGCCTCCATCGGGAACAGAGCTGGCACCATTCAACCCCATCCTACCTCCAGCCTCCATCACCCAGATCATGTTGCTGGCTAATCCAGCAAAT gAGAAAGTGCGTCTGCGCTACAAGCTGGCTTTCACGCTGGGAGATCGTCTGTGCAACGAGGTTGGAGAGGTCGACCAGTTCCCCCCTCCAGAGACGTGGGGTCATCTATAG
- the gga3b gene encoding ADP-ribosylation factor-binding protein GGA3 isoform X1, giving the protein MAYQEGESLESWLNKATHPTNRQEDWEYIIGFCDQVNKELEGPQIAVTLLVHKIHSPQEWEALQALTVLEACMKNCGRRFHNEVGKYRFLNELIKVVSPKYMGDSAPEKVKMKIVEMLYSWTVAFPNEAKISEAYQTLRRQGLVTNDPELPLDKTLVPSPPTRPKHPVFDNEDMGKLLAELLRSKNPEDLQEANRLIKNMVKEDEARVQKVTKRLHTLEEVNINVKLLTEMLSHYNKDRSTDSDKEIIKELYERCDKLRRAAFKMATETEDNDTSLGDILQASDDLSRVINSYKKIVEGQPINGDSEEPRSTADHSESAETTDTLIDLAGLDTPSPPQPAVPLSQSTHPVSANPTASPIPVLPPPPKRLAGSHGSQSSSPSHPPLDKASTALSLLDDELLSLGLNDPPSSLSSQSKPKLNEVSSQWTSLQAPASSVGMFGSVACSGPVVAPAEPAAGIHSLQNLQDLAMMGFSDHKSMSSQMTARGSSFGITPAAAPTLVSGQGSPSSAALLQGTMPGSPALSHAKAQSLGSAPGSPLFRSLSPCHPPFQGSPVRATDISLSNVHVPLEAIRPSKVLPVTAYDKDGVRVLLNFASDCPPGRPDVLVMVVSMLNTAPLPVHNVVLQAAVPKSMKVKLQPPSGTELAPFNPILPPASITQIMLLANPANEKVRLRYKLAFTLGDRLCNEVGEVDQFPPPETWGHL; this is encoded by the exons ATGGCGTACCAGGAAGGGGAGTCGCTTGAATCTTGGCTCA ATAAAGCCACCCATccaacaaacagacaggagGACTGGGAGTACATCATAGGCTTCTGTGATCAGGTCAACAAGGAACTTGAGgg TCCTCAGATAGCAGTAACTCTGCTCGTCCACAAAATCCACTCACCACAAGAATGGGAAGCACTTCAGGCTCTGACA GTATTGGAGGCATGTATGAAGAACTGCGGGAGAAGGTTTCATAACGAAGTtggaaaatacagatttttGAATGAACTAATTAAAGTTGTGTCTCCAAAG TACATGGGTGACAGTGCACCCGagaaggtgaagatgaagatTGTAGAGATGCTGTACAGCTGGACGGTTGCTTTTCCCAACGAAGCCAAAATCAGTGAAGCCTACCAGACGCTGAGAAGACAGG GCCTTGTGACAAATGATCCAGAGTTACCGCTGGACAAGACTCTGGTTCCCTCTCCTCCGACACGACCTAAACACCCAGTGTTCGACAACGAGGACATGGGAAAG ctgCTTGCTGAGCTTCTCCGGAGTAAAAATCCAGAAGACCTCCAGGAAGCcaacagattaatcaaaaaCATGGTGAAAGAG GATGAGGCTCGCGTGCAAAAGGTTACTAAGCGACTGCACACGCTGGAGGAGGTGAACATCAACGTCAAGCTGCTGACTGAGATGCTGTCCCACTACAACAAAGACCGCTCCACTGACTCAGACAAGGAGATCAttaag GAACTCTACGAGCGTTGTGACAAGCTAAGGCGCGCTGCTTTCAAAATGGCCACGGAGACAGAAGACAATGACACCAGTTTAG GTGACATCCTGCAGGCCAGCGATGACCTCTCCAGAGTCATCAACTCCTATAAGAAAATAGTGGAGGGACAGCCGATCAATGGTGACAGTGAAGAGCCTCGATCTACAGCTGATCACAGTGAGAGCG CAGAGACCACAGATACGCTGATCGACCTCGCCGGCCTTGACACGCCGAGCCCTCCTCAACCCGCCGTCCCTCTCTCCCAATCCACACATCCTGTCTCCGCCAATCCTACGGCTTCCCCCATACCcgtcctgcctcctcctcccaaACGCCTGGCCGGCTCCCACggcagtcagagcagcagcccGAGCCACCCCCCTCTCGACAAGGCCTCCACTGCTCTCTCGCTCCTCGATGATGAGCTGCTGTCCCTAG GACTAAATGACCCCCCTAGCTCTCTGAGCAGCCAGTCAAAACCCAAGTTGAACGAAGTGTCCAGCCAGTGGACGTCCTTGCAG GCTCCAGCATCAAGCGTGGGTATGTTTGGCAGTGTAGCTTGTTCAGGTCCAGTGGTGGCTCCAGCTGAGCCAGCAGCCGGCATACACAGTCTCCAGAACCTGCAAGACCTGGCCATGATGGGGTTTTCAGATCATAAGAG TATGTCCAGCCAGATGACGGCCAGAGGAAGCAGCTTTGGGATAACCCCTGCAGCAGCACCTACTCTCGTATCTGGGCAGGGCTCTCCCTCCTCAGCCGCTCTTCTCCAGGGCACAATGCCCGGCTCTCCTGCCCTGTCTCATGCTAAGGCCCAGAGTCTTGGCTCAGCCCCGGGCAGCCCACTGTTCCGCTCACTGTCCCCCTGCCACCCTCCCTTCCAGGGCAGCCCGGTCAGAGCCACAGACATCTCCCTGAGCAATGTGCACGTCCCTCTGGAGGCCATCAGACCCA GTAAAGTGCTGCCTGTGACTGCCTACGATAAGGATGGTGTGCGTGTCCTGCTCAACTTTGCATCTGACTGTCCCCCCGGCAGACCTGATGTGCTCGTTATGGTGGTGTCCATGCTCAATACAGCGCCCCTGCCTGTTCACAATGTGGTACTGCAAGCTGCTGTGCCCAAG TCAATGAAGGTGAAGCTGCAGCCTCCATCGGGAACAGAGCTGGCACCATTCAACCCCATCCTACCTCCAGCCTCCATCACCCAGATCATGTTGCTGGCTAATCCAGCAAAT gAGAAAGTGCGTCTGCGCTACAAGCTGGCTTTCACGCTGGGAGATCGTCTGTGCAACGAGGTTGGAGAGGTCGACCAGTTCCCCCCTCCAGAGACGTGGGGTCATCTATAG
- the nup85 gene encoding nuclear pore complex protein Nup85, whose product MMEEVDVEPAITNIPAASDGKHLGFAWGPGDILVYETLYKASGATGSGCSFIHEVRKDEEIYSPILRKLFNESHHIFVGLQTIKEDLPSKNKKPQFVSISKNYRSVIRACMEELQQVAVSTKDAQVATQYGNQVSILLAIELIWNLCEVLFIDAAPAGSLLLHLLDWVRLHKADVDEKAREVLQSESPAEHHDYWDVVVSYVLQGRLEEARQMLVKQATLQPAARNMYKLMDTLLSKMPFYNPGGTQTLTEFDVKWRHWHEEVDRCLQDSSFASNQHLELICKILVGDEDTLLAHKELLSTWYHFLVTRLLFCHPTVKPTELHYYAQSCMTMFLDSRSIPEPLDSILLAAFEFDIHQVIKDCSIALNNWWFVAHLTDLLDHCKLLQSHNLHFGSNLREFLLLEYASGLFTHHSLWQLAVDYFDHCPEFGRVYLELQIERVPLDTERKALKVLRICEQRQMSEQVRSICKIMAMRALRNNRLGSALSWSIRAKDAAFATLISEKFLQDYCARGTFSDLDLIDNLGPAMLLSDRLTFLGKYREFHKLYGEKHFREAAKLLLSLMTAKIAPRSFWMTLLTDALPLLEQKEVIFSADQTYELMFCLEELTSSLNTTTPATDRPMQEEDIELTKVELLRLALARNLAMAIVKEGTVDT is encoded by the exons ATGATGGAGGAGGTAGACGTCGAGCCGGCAATCACT aataTCCCTGCAGCCAGCGATGGTAAGCATTTGGGATTTGCGTGGGGTCCTGGTGATATCCTTGTGTATGAGACCCTTTACAAAGCATCAG GTGCTACAGGGTCAGGTTGCTCCTTTATTCACGAGGTCAGAAAAGATGAGGAGATATATTCCCCTATTTTACGCAAACTCTTCAATGAGTCACATCACATCTTTGTTGGCCTGCAGACAATTAAAGAGGACCTTCCCAGCAAGAACAAAAAACCCCA ATTTGTCAGCATCAGTAAAAACTACAGATCTGTGATACGAGCCTGTATGGAAGAACTTCAGCAAGTTGCAG TTTCAACAAAAGATGCACAAGTGGCAACACAGTATGGAAATCAG GTGTCCATTCTGTTGGCCATAGAGCTGATCTGGAACCTGTGTGAAGTGCTGTTCATCGATGCTGCTCCTG CGGGTTCCTTATTGCTTCACCTTCTGGACTGGGTCAGGTTACACAAGGCTGATGTGGATGAGAAAGCCAGAGAGGTGCTGCAAAGCGAGAGCCCTGCTGAACACCATGACTACTGGGATGTG GTGGTGAGTTATGTGCTGCAAGGCAGGTTGGAAGAAGCCAGACAAATGCTAGTGAAGCAGGCGACCCTACAGCCTGCTGCTAGAAACATGTACAAGTTGATGGACACTCTGCTCAGCAAGATGCCCTTCTACAAT CCTGGTGGCACCCAGACATTAACAGAGTTTGATGTGAAGTGGAGACACTGGCATGAGGAGGTGGACCGCTGCCTTCAGGACAGCTCATTTGCCAGCAATCAACACCTGGAGCTCATCTGCAAG ATTCTAGTGGGGGACGAAGACACTTTGCTTGCGCACAAAGAGTTGCTGAGCACCTGGTACCACTTCCTGGTTACTAGACTCCTGTTCTGCCACCCCACAGTCAAACCCACTGAATTACATTACTACGCACAG TCATGCATGACCATGTTTCTGGACTCGAGGAGCATCCCAGAGCCCCTGGACAGCATCTTACTGGCTGCCTTTGAGTTTGACATCCATCAGGTCATCAAAGACTGCAG CATTGCTCTCAACAACTGGTGGTTCGTGGCCCATTTGACAGATCTCTTGGATCACTGCAAACTCCTGCAGTCTCACAACCTACA cttTGGCTCCAATTTGAGAGAGTTTCTTCTGTTAGAATATGCGTCTGGTCTGTTCACCCATCACAG tCTGTGGCAGCTGGCCGTGGACTACTTTGACCACTGCCCAGAGTTTGGCCGTGTCTACCTGGAGCTGCAGATTGAGCGTGTTCCTTTAGACACAGAGCGCAAAGCCCTTAAGGTGCTCAGGATCTGTGAGCAGAGGCAGATGTCAGAGCAAG TGCGGAGTATCTGTAAGATCATGGCTATGCGGGCTCTGAGGAACAACAGGCTGGGGTCTGCTCTCTCCTGGAGCATCAGGGCCAAAGATGCTGCCTTTGCCACCCTCATTTCAGAGAA gtTCCTACAGGATTACTGCGCTAGAGGGACGTTCTCTGATCTGGACCTGATAGACAACTTGGGCCCAGCAATGTTGCTCAGCGACAGGCTCACTTTCCTTG GGAAGTACCGTGAGTTCCACAAGCTGTACGGGGAAAAACACTTCAGGGAGGCGGCCaagctgctcctctccctcatGACGGCCAAGATCGCCCCCCGGAGCTTCTGGATGACTCTGCTGACTGACGCCCTGCCGCTGCTGGAGCAGAAAGAG GTGATCTTCTCAGCTGACCAAACATACGAGCTGATGTTTTGTTTAGAGGAACTCACCTCCTCGCTGAACACCACAACTCCTGCCACAGACAGGCCCATGCAG gAGGAGGACATAGAGCTGACCAAAGTGGAGCTCCTGAGGCTCGCTCTGGCCAGGAATCTGGCTATGGCTATAGTCAAAGAGGGAACAGTGGACACATGA
- the LOC121198164 gene encoding small ubiquitin-related modifier 2-like, which translates to MADEKPKEAVKTENNEHINLKVAGQDGSVVQFKIKRHTPLIKLMKAYCERQGLSMRQIRFRFDGQPINETDTPAQLEMEDEDTIDVFQQQTGGLI; encoded by the exons ATGGCTGATGAAAAACCAAAG GAGGCTGTCAAGACAGAAAACAACGAACACATAAACTTGAAGGTGGCAGGTCAGGATGGATCTGTAGTGCAGTTCAAGATTAAAAGACACACACCGCTCATCAAGCTCATGAAGGCCTACTGTGAGAGACAG GGACTGTCGATGAGGCAAATCAGGTTCAGATTTGATGGACAACCGAtaaatgagacagacacaccAGCACAG tTGGAAATGGAAGATGAAGATACAATTGATGTGTTTCAGCAACAGACGGGAGGTCTGATTTAA
- the LOC121198163 gene encoding jupiter microtubule associated homolog 1-like — MTTTTTFQGMDPGAKSSSRVLRPPGGDSSFSLGTDDDTTPQRKNKMASSIFAEPEDPHAHRRNNPPSGAPTGTLCGEPSAPLRRCQQPLLFPKNPEPELTTIHNSGAAMVWKERREVENGQEANDECPDEVQGEPEEEQEQQKETSQPSAPSGGANATSGGRRNPPGGKSSLILG; from the exons ATGACGACGACAACCACATTTCAAGGAATGGACCCTGGTGCTAAAAGCAGTTCCAG GGTACTACGGCCACCAGGCGGGGACTCCAGCTTCTCCCTCGGCACAGATGACGACACGACCCCCCAGCGCAAGAACAAGATGGCCTCTAGCATCTTTGCAGAACCCGAGGACCCCCACGCTCATCGGAGGAACAACCCACCCA GCGGGGCACCCACAGGGACCCTCTGCGGGGAGCCCTCGGCCCCTCTTAGGCGGTGCCAGCAGCCTCTTCTCTTCCCCAAGAACCCTGAGCCGGAACTGACCACCATCCACAACTCTGGGGCAGCCATGGTGTGGAAAGAGAGACGAGAG gtTGAGAATGGCCAAGAAGCAAATGATG AGTGTCCTGACGAAGTGCAGGGGGAGCCGGAGGAGGAGCAAGAGCAGCAGAAGGAGACGTCACAGCCCTCTGCCCCGTCGGGAGGTGCCAACGCCACCTCAGGTGGCCGAAGAAACCCACCTGGTGGCAAGTCCAGCCTCATCCTGGGTTGa